The DNA sequence ACAATTGAGGCATCCGAGGAATTCGAGGCTCTCTTGGTTTTGCCGGACCCCCTTGACGCATTGTTTGCTTAAAGTATTCGGATTCTGAATAACTAGAGAGGACAAAAAGAGAATTGTGTTTCATATAATGATGGAAAACCATATCTGCAATATGCATAGCTTAATTTTACTAAGAAATAAAATGCTATTTACTTTCGCTTCCGCTCTCTCTTTGGTGGTTCAATCCAATTATCACTAACAAGCTTCTTGAAGTCAACCTTGTTCTCGTCCTTCAGCACAAAAATAGCACACAAATTGCAGTAAGTTCCTACAGAATCCTTGCAGCAATACGAGCAAAGTACAAGCCGAATAGCCTATATTGGTTGAAAAACAAAGCACGAAGGAACCGCATTTACCTTCTCATCATCAAAATCATACAATTCGGCAGCTGCAAAAACCACATCAATATCagaattttacatttttaaattgtataattattaaagcaaaaaatatctatatttatgGGGAAGAATCCTTGTAAGTTATATGCATACTGTCAtccattttaaatttgattgcATCTTCAGTAAATTTCTTCATCTTGGCATCGAGCTCAGCAGTCGCCTCTTCTCCTTTTGCAATAATTCTGTCAATGTCCTCATCTGTAATTGTACTGTCCTTCGAACTGAAAACCATTTCAGCACCAAACCTCACCATCTGGAGCAGCTCATCTTTATTAACAGCTGCATGCACAAAAATGCAACAGCAAACCTTGATGTACAGACTTAAAAACATGACAAGATAAGACACTTTATCATGAGCAAAATGTGAAACTGCTTACTCTTCTGCTCTGCTAATCGTCCTTGCTGAATCACCAAAGCATCAAGTGCAAGCTTTTTATATGCCCTCTCAATCACTTTTTCCTCAATAGTATACTGTTCCATAAATCAACTACAATCAGAAAATTGACGTTTATTGTTATTACTTAGCttctcatttttcataataaatagaTGAAGGTGCAGACCTCCGTGCAAAACCGGAAGACTTGAACTTCTTTCTTTTGACCAATCCTGTGAGCACGGTCCTGTGCTTGCAGATCGACTTGTGGATTCCTGAGAAAATCCCAAGCTTCAACAAAACCACAAGTGAAGTAAAAGAAACGCACACATGCATACCAGCACCGACACAGCAACTccaacaaagataaaaaaaaaagatactcACCAGTCACTATCATAAAGAATGACAACATCTGCCGTAGCAAGGTTAATACCAAGGCCTCCAGCTCTAGTCgataataagaaaacaaatttcTCGCTTCCTGGCTTATTAAAAGCATCAATGGAAGCATCACGATCTTCTCCACCAGTATTACCATCAATCCGACAATATTGGTATCCACGAAACAATAAGTAATCTTCTAGAATGTCCAGAAGCCTTGTCATCTGAATACAAAAACCAATGACAACCACAGAATCAGAgacaggaaaaacaaaaaagacatgGCATCACACATGACTTtgcatatgaattttttttaaatggcatttgaaaaaatatatcacgAATCAGAAGTGTGTTGAATGTTGAATAAATATTAGAGCTGAACATAGTTATCAATAACATATGTAACAGTAGAATTTTCAAACTGACCTGTGAAAATATCAGGACCCTAGAATCACGCTCTTTTAGTTTCGGAAGCAGCTTATCCAACAAAACCATTTTACCTGCAAATGAAAATTATTGGTGATAGAGAGTTGGTCATTTGTCAATTGATAATCCCATATAAACTCAATGCCTTGTATAATCGATGGAGTACCGGCATTTGTAATAAGATGATCTCCTGTAGTGTAAGGAGGGCCAGGTTCAGCACCTTGAAAAAGATATGGATGATTACAGCATTTACGCAATTGCATTGCTATGTTCAGGAGGCGCTTACGTTCTCCGCCAGCATTAACAACCTCAAGATCTTTCTGCAGCAAAGCCTTGTAATAATGTTTCTGCATTTGTGACATGCCTACTTTAAGAATGGTTTCCTTCTTTGGAGGTAAACCTTTCTCAACATCTGACTTTAATCTTCGGAGGAGAAAAGGACGGAGGACCTTATAAATgcagaaaacaaaaactactTTGTCAGCTTAAAAGGTAGCATGTTCATGTGTGAGtgcaaaataaaacacattattGCTCCCCAACTGGAAGGTTTTTTCACCTACCTTATGCAGTTGCTGAACAACTTCCTGCTGATCATTTTCACCAGAAATTTGGAACCATTCATCAAAAGTTTCAGCAGAACTAAATATCTCTGGAAGAAGAAAGTTGAGAAGGGACCAGAGTTCATGGAGATTGTTCTGCACAATAACAAGATAACATCACACTTTGATTAAAGAAAACAGTACCCAGCAGTTAAATATAAAGTTCCAGAAAAGAAACTGATCACCAACTCCCCAAAGGTACTGAAATCAACTAAAATTCATGGAATGATATAGTTATGGCCCTCCCAGAGGTACAATAATACAAATGATGATGAATAACTCATCATGAAGATCATTAAGAATCTAAATTTCGGGATGACCTCAAAAGGTACTCAGAAAATATTGCGCAGTTAATTGAATCTTTTCTTCCCACTACATTTTTCTTCGCACTAAATATTGTGCAGACCAATTGAATCTTTTCTTCCTACTACATTTTTCTTCACACTAAATATTTTGCAGACCAAATTCTAATAGAAAAATATGCTGGTCTTCTCTACAGCCATTTTTTCGCCACTAATAAACTTAAATACTACAAAAATGTCATGGTCGCACAAACATAATaccttttttttaacttatattcTGAATGTAATGTCAACTTTCACTATAGCTTCAGGTAAAAGACACTGCATacatttgtaaaataattaacaaCCATATTTGCTTGAAGTCTGCATCACGACCAACATCACAACCATGTCTACTTTCAAGGATAACCAACAAGTTCAATGAACATGGATCCACATTTTTTAACATGTCAAGCTGGCAAGTATCCACACCAATGAAGATTACAATACATACCTGAAGTGGTGTGCCTGTTATGAGAAGACgataattagtattatatagcCTCATTGTTTTAGAAAGGAGGGAGTTCTCATTCTTGATCCTATGAGCTTCATCAATGATAATATAGCGCCAGCTGAAACGACGCAAGGAAGACTTCTCTTTAATTGCCATTTCAAAACTTGTTACACAGACATCAAACTTGCCAGCCACCAGTAAATTGTCACGTATATGActctgcaaaaagaaaaaaagaaaatgactaaCTATTAAGCAAAAAGGTTCTGGTGACCACACTACACTAATTCGGGAGAGCAAAATGACTCACTCTTTCTTCAGGATTTCCAAGAAACTTTACGGCACGTAAAACTGGGCAAAAACGCCGAATTTCATTCATCCAATTGCCAAGAGTAGATTTTGGCGCAACTACCATATGAGGGCCAGTAATTCCTCTGAACTCATGCAAATATCCCAATAAGGAGATGGTTTGCAACGTTTTACCAAGGCCCTGGATGAATAAATCATCAACTtatcaccatatcatatcaagtaAACAGAAGCAATGTAATCTCTTATACGTGAGAAAATACAGCTTGAAGGACCAAGGCATAAAGTAAGTGATCCTATAGAGAAATCAGACAAAATAAGTCAATTCTAAAAGGCACAATTGTGTGCATACCATTTCATCAGCAAGGATTCCGTTTATACCATTTTCATACAGTCGTATAAGCCAGTTTAAGCCAGCAAGTTGGTAGTCCCTCATCTTCCCCTGTATACCTGAAGAAATGAATCGatagataaagaaaaatcaGGCTAATCAGCACACAAATAAATACTGCACTGCGAGCAGAAAATATCATCATTAACAGGAGATAATCTCTCTAACAGATGAGCAAATCCTAAAAAACatacaacaaaaatctcaaactaGCACATGGCTAATAACAGCCAATGAATACCTGAGAAAAATGGGgacaaaacaattaaaaaattcttcATGAATCGCTTTTGCCACCTTGTGCTTGGGAACCAAGGTCgtttgagacaaaatatataatatataaaaaaaacatacatttAGTGAGTTCACACTTCCAGACACCAAGAGCTACAGTCATCTAAACATAGTAGTGATTTAAAACGAAGTAATtggacaagaaaaaaaagataaaaatgtgcCAAAGCAGAAATCTTAGTAATGATGAGGAAAATGACCAAAaaaacacacttttttttttttgacatttttatggaaaaaaattaaaaaagtaaaaacaattgACTAACATATCAACAAACCATTTACCaacagatgaaaaaaaaaaaaatagagagagatagagtcaCAACAATTTGAGGGCAGCCCTAAAAGGGATAGCCGAGTCATATAGATAAACAGATGGCACATACAAGAGGGTTGAGTCACCAGCCGTGTGTTTCCTGTCCCAGATAGACCATCCTCTTCCTCCTTTAGacattcttcatcttcttcctcttcagtTACTTTTGATGCATGGCGGCCCCTACATAATAAAGATGGAACAAACATCACTAATGAAGATTGAAATGCTAATGGATGACACAGCAGGCCAAACCAAATTGTCTCCACCtagaacttataaaaataaattgtctcCACCTATAGGTTTTCTAGATAGACAATGCAGCTAGCACAGGTGGCTCGTTATATCTACATGCCATTTTGATTTGAACCTGTGTTGGAATGaaatatatctcaatttaaCATAGATTCAACTAAAAATGACATGTTCTAGTGAAATACAATAATTCCAACACACTCCAAAAAACTAGCTGTTATTTTAATCCACTCAAACTTCCAACAGGCTCACTCTACTTGAAATCCCAGGTTCTAATCAGCCATTGAGCTTTACATCACCGCAGGGCCATACTCACATAAAACAGATTCAtgtccaaaatcaaattttgaacATATCGCCCATAAGGGTTGTGCAGGCAACAATAACAGCTAAAACAATACCAAACACGAAAAGATTTGTATGGCAAAAGAACCTATTCTCGGATgagattgtataaaaaattagatgTAAACAAGCGAGAGTAAAACATTTCCTTAGGATCAATGGAGGTGGACAATACACGTGATTCATTTAAGAGACCAGGAGTTATACCTTCCTTTCGACTTCTTTTGAGATGCAGATTGATCACCTTTGGCAAAATGCGCAAACAACTCAGTTTGCTGCAGGAGATACTTCAAGCGCCCATGTCCCTTATTGTTCtgcaattaaaataaaactgcCTGTCATATTCAATAGTCTATAAATTACGCAGAGCAATATAAGTCCCATATATGAGGTGCGCACCATATCCGCATCAATTGCAGCATTTTGAGCGTCCAGAATTTCCTGAAtcttttgtttcttcattttctgcATTTCTTTGAGTCTGGCCCTCTCACGCTTGCTAATTTCGGCATTGGACATATCCTTTTCATCCTGTAAGTAATCCCGAAAGGATATGCAGAAGATAAAGGTTCTACACGAAATGATGACACTGAAAATGCCGACTTGAGAACAAATAACAGAGCGAACTTtcactttattatttattaacgATATTGAGCTACTTAAAAgtgatagaaattaaaaaaacaaaaaagagatagaaattaagaaacaaacaaattgataaGCAAGAGATGAACTAATACTTGAAAACCTTCGATTGTCCATCATCTAGACCCAATGCGACAACGCATAAGCTTAAGTTAGCATTATACTCCAGTATTGCTTGATCCATGTATTCAATATGTCAAAGGCGCTCTAGCGCAACAGGTTCCAGAATAAACCGTAGCGAACAGAGGCAAGCCACCCTTAGATCCAACAAACAGAAAGTAAAAGACACGTACGCGCTTTGTCGATGGCATGATCATAATTACCTCATATTCTTCGTCGGCATCGCCGTCCTCGGGGACGGCGTCGTCGTCCGAGGCAGGAGAGTTGTCTTCGTCGGAGCCGGCCGAGCGAGCCACGGCCTCGAGCTcctcctcgtcctcctcttcGTTGACCTGCTCATTGAcctgctcctcctcctcctcctcctccgacGACGACGAATTCGAGCCGTTGGATAGGGCTTCATCAGATGACGCCTGTGGCTTCGATGGCTTCGCCATGGGTTCGGTTTCACTCGGATCGAGGGTTTTCGTTCGTGCGTGCGAGTGTTTCAACTACTTGCGTCCGTATGTGTGCGCGATAAAACAGACCGACTTTTTAATTTTAGCCCACTTGGGCCACATCcaaatgaaaatggaaatgaagGTTGGAGAAATTTATAGCCGTTCGATCGGTAAAGTGAAGATGTGCGGCTCGAAAGCGTCTGGGTCTGGAAAAGAATATGGGAAATTTTCCCGCCAACGTTAGGGCAATGTGTATTTCCCGCCTACCGGCCTCCGACCGGTGGCTTTCGGCCTGTGGTAGCTCGTAATCCGATTGTATTTCTATATTCAGTGGTGCGGTGATTCAAGTTTATTttgagataatatatataaatatttatttttttcgatCCATTTTACGAGCTCTATAAAAGtgcatattcttttattttatctttataaaattcTGTTTTAAAATagcatatttatgtaaaataatagtatttttataatatttttttaaaatataattaaataaaaaattataaaaatatcatgcctctatcatttttctttcaacgGTACCACGATTATGTCGTTAAAATTTAAGTAATACTACACAACTTTCTAACctctatacatcatattttttaaaattttttaaaattttttttaattattttttgagtttattctttttaaattaattcaattcttttatttattatttttatattaaatatttgataaaaaaaataataaaaattaaacaaaatataatatataaaaattaaaatttaagggGAACTCGTTTCTCGAAATAAATTAACCAAGCAACAAATTAGTTCAAGCCCAAGACCAAAACCGAAAACATATTCTCCGGGTTGGGCTTGGGCTTTGTCTTGGGCTTGGGCTCAGTAGAGGCCCTTATCTGAAGTCCAAAATCTCACCGAAACCGACTGCCCGAAAGGGACAACTGAACTTCAacgaaacaaaaaagaaaaacgcaCATCAGCACGTGCAGttctaaggccttgtttgttttccaaaaacatctcatctcatctcatctcatctcacctcatcattacaacttttttaaatccctacacaaaataaaataaacaattcaactttttcaaatcccaaaacaataataatattaaaaaatatattctaccaatattttattcaactttttaactttaatctcaactcatctcatctcatctctgaaaacaaacgagccctaaactTCTACGGTTTTTGCGTTTAGATTAGAGAAACCCACCCACCACCGGCTTATTTCGGTAGCGGTACTATTCTTTATCGGTGTCTATTCCTCAATTAGACATTGCTTTCTGTACGGACCAAGTCTGAAGCAAAGGATCGGAGCAGCCGTTAGTTGCAGCCTTTCCCACCTCTACGGGCACGATCCGGTCGTCTCTGGAGCTCCGATTTCACCGTGCAAGTGGGTGGTCTAGGTTTGTTTTCCGTGCCATATTCACGGTCAATTCGAAATGTAAACCTAAATTTGttgttaattatgttattttggtGTCGTTTTCAGAAAATAGGAggaagaaatatttaattaagatTTGTTGGTTATCGATTCTaatattaattgtttttctctccttttttttggaCAGATTAATGGGAAAGCGGAGGTGGTTGATATCGgcaatatttatatacttaattgCTTTCTCTATTGGGAGAGGTAACAAAGGGAACTTTCTAATCAATGttctctcaatttattttcttttaaatttcataagaTTCCGTAGTTCTGTATTTCATTTGAAGTCGTAATGATACCGTGTGAGCATGTTCACTTTTAATTCCAGGCTAATTAGATGAATGCTTTTGTGAGAAACTTATATGTACATTTGGAGGTGTTAATATGTATTGATTTTCTTTCGAGCAATGTTGGGTTCTTGGATTATAGGTGCAAGTATAGTTGCTGGGTTACTAATAATAAAAACGTATTGTTGCTGGGTGATGGAAGTAGTTAATTATACTCGGGGAATCGGAAGCTTCGAGTAGTGattttgactattttttttaattaagtgataTTTGATTAACCTGACCAGGCTTTACTCAATACTTGTGGCTTTCAATCGAAGGAGACAAATCAATTAACCATGATTTTCTCACATATAGAGTTAATTATTTAATCTGGCATTTGAAATTTGGACAACCGGGATTAGCCTAAAGTCAGCAAGCTTCAGTTGGTCAAGCCTATTGGAGACTTTATTATACACCTCATTGCACGCATGTGTAATTATCCTTGTTGAGGGCCATACTACTTTAAATTGTGTGTGCTGCCATTTCTAAAGCACGCTGTTCCTATAACGGATGTACTCTATAACATATCATAATGAAGTTTCCTGGTTTACTTGCAGAACTCAGGGTCAGGGAGGATCATAGCTCCATTTATAATCATACCCTGGCCAGGATATTGGTGTCGTATGCATCTGCAGTAAGTTACAGGGGAAATTTTTAGAAGATCATCAGTGGTTGGATAATAGATTAATGTCCTTAGTGTAGTCACACCATTTGCCATGTTAAACAGTTACATTTCCTTAGTGTAGAGGTCAGCATCTTAGTGTTTCAAGTCTTTCTAGTTTGAGTAATGCGAGACACAGACTTAGGGTGTGCAAGCCCTGCTCACTCCCTTCGAAAAAAATGGAGGCTCACCAATAAAAGGTGggttttttcatgtgggtctcagaTTTGCCCacctttttcaaaaagagtgtgcGGGACTTGCATACCTTAGGACTGCACAAATCATTTCCCTTCTAGTTTAACAAGATTTACTTGGAGGGAGACGCATTCTCAAATAAGAGGTGGCATTTAACGTTGAGAGAGGTCCCATATGAGGTTTGagctcagtttttttttttttttttttttggacaagtGTTTTTGAGCTCAGCTTTAAATTAGCAGAATGTTGGGATAGACAAGTCAATTTCTCCAATGTAGTTTCTGCCCAAGCCACAGATGACCAGTTGATCCTGGTTTAAATGGAGAGAATGAACTATTTAGTTATTTCTACCAAAATAATTAGACTAGATTATGAAATTTCCTTAGTTTTGTGTTGCTTGAAGCCTTGAACTAAGATGATCTCGTTTTTCTTTATAATGCAACTGCCAAGACTTTTAGCATCAAATAATATAGCCAAGAGATTCTATAACATGAAATTGGTGACCCAAAGAAGCTTTTGCTCTTGCAGGTGTACGTAGCAGATTTGACAGAGTTATTTACTTGGACATGTGCAAGATGTGATGGTTTGATCAAGGTACTTAGATTGATATTATCCTCTCCCTATGTTTAGGTGATTGCAAGAGTGGGTTTTGAGTTTTGTAAATGCTAGAGGATGGTGTTTTGCCACTTTTCCTACTAAAACGGCTAGACTGGTGCTTTTTTAAATGGAAACAGGGATTTGAAGTCATAGAGTTAGTTGTTGACATTCAACACTGCTTACAGGTGCATGATCTTAGCATGCTGGCATTTAAATTAGCATCTCCTTCCTGGTCTTATcttgttatttgtttacttgaGTTTTCTTTGGGCATTGATATTACTATGCCTACCCACTGCAGGGCTTTGTTGGAGTGGCAAAAGATCTTAATGCTATCGTAATTGCGTTTAGAGGAACTCAGGAACACAGGTAGATATTCTGATGGCTTATCTAGTAGTAATTTATGTTCAATGATGTTTTTCGACCTTGACTGGTGAATGGAATAGGAAAAAGGGTTTGTTCATGAGTTGTGATGATTGGCTGACAGCCACACTGCATACTATTTGGCCCCAAAAACTAAGAGatggaattaattaaaaagaaaaggaaagaaaaagaataaaaaaacaagagtgTATTCCCatatgattaaacaaaaatttgcCACATATGATTTGCACAAGCATGTCATCACACAAGCACAagattataaagagatttttgtGTGCATGGTTTTGAATTTCACTTACCTACGCTGATAGTTATATGTCTTCATTGGATTTGTGAAAAATGAATGGATTGGTTTTTGGAAGGGTTCCCTAAAGCCCATAAAGTTGACTCATTGACTTGTTACCCCCAAAAAAGGTCCTAGGCTGATATACACAAGTTCAAAATCACAAGACCTTGTTAGATGAAATTGAAGATAACTTCAATTCTTTTTGATCTTTCCTTCCACAGTGCCACTTTGTTCCTCCAAAAATAGCTCCATTCCATTTACTCCCTTGAGAAATGTATGCTAGTCAATACCTCAAGTTATGACCTGCCTGAAAGAGTGTCCCCTTTCAACTCTCGAATTATCTGTTGGCTGAGGTGCCTGGATGATCCTTAAAGCTATATCTATTCAAAAGCATTAGTTTTAATAATTCAATTGGTGTCTTGTtgattgtttgtgtttgttttaaATCTAATTCACTTGGCATTCCAAGCTAGTATGCTAAGTGTGGTATGCTCAGATGATGTTCTCTAGTTGATGAGATTTACTGGCAAAATGATTGGTACGTGAAGGGAGAAATAGTAAATCATTTCaatcaaaatcatttcaactttcACTATGAAACTGGGTTTGCCCAGAGGCCCCCTGGGTTTTCATCTTCCCTGAATCGGTTGCTGATTAACAGTTGAACTGCATGTGTACAGCATAATGAATTGGATTGAAGACTTGTATTGGAAACAGCTTGACTTAAACTACCCTGGCATGGATGATGCAATGGTTTGTATTGCAGAAATGTTTTGTCATATTTATATTGGAGTTAAAAAGTATGAACTCCCAGTAATGTTTTATTCTTTGTAGGTGCACCATGGATTTTATTATGCTTACCACAACACAACTATACGCCCTGCAGTTTTAAATGCTGTTAAAAGGGCAAAGGAGTTGTATGGAGAAATTCCCATTATGGTGACTGGGCACTCAATGGGAGGGGCAATGGCCTCCTTTTGTGGAATTGATCTAAAGGTAATCAGTTTTCTTGATACAACTGGGAAGTTTTTTGCATGCTTCATGGTTTCAATTGTCTCCATTGCTGTGAAGTTCTTTACAAATGCTCTATGGGTTTGAGCTGTGCTTTTCTATGATCAATTTGGAGTCAAGAGTCTTAGCATTCATGTGTCCTTTGACAGTAGTGTGTGACATGGAAATTGTGACCTGATACTTTGACATGTGTACATGTTTGTTGGACTGACCTTCACATTTTTTGTCATCTGGTCCAAATGCCTGCTTGGATCATTGAGTTAAATATGCCTTTGCTATCCAGTTGTTATACCTTGTGCTGTGCAGTtacattgaagttttttttgGGTGATTAACCCATACGGGCAGATTTTCACTTCACCTGGCCCCTAGTCACTGATGCTGCAGCTGGCGAATATGGAATGTATTGATTCATTGAACCCAATAACATGTTGCTCAACTCCAACACCTCATTATTGACCCAAAAAAGGTCAAGTAAAATGGGTTTAGAAATAGAGAGAGACCAAGCTGAAGGCAGAGATGATGAGGGATAGTGAGAGACAAAGATGAGAGGATAGAGAAAGAGACTTTACTGGTGGGAGACGGGGCAGAGTGATGAGAGGAGCTGCGTGAGATGGCATGTGGACTGATGGTGGACTGGTGGCAACGGCAAGGCAACTTAAAGGACTCGTGTTTAGCAGCGAGTCAGCAAAGAGAATGAGTACTGAGAGGCAACAGAGAGGAGGGGAAGACTCATGCAAAGCGGATGGGAGTGGAAGAAAAAGgagataaaaagtaaaaaccctAACAGTGagatgtgatttgtgattattatctatattatatagatatattttataaatatataaaccccTGGGCGGGTTTTTATCAAGCCGGTGCTTAATCAACCCGCCCACCCCTTGCCCTTAGTAGAATTTATATAAGACCTtactgatgaaaaaataataatttatttaaggtCCGCTCGTGGTAAAGGACAGAGAATCTATCCCTATGGGACAGGCAATCCAGGTAGCGGATTAACACTGCCCAACCCCAGTTTAATGTGTGTGGAAGTTGTGGTACTCCAATTTCTTCTTTAGCAATAGTTGGCTCGTATGTCACATAATCTATTAGAAATAGtttacttattataaaaaatctacttattaaaaaaaagcataCTATAAAGAGTTAAATTAAAGtacttttattcatttcttttttttactcaTTTGAAGTATATAGGCTCAATATTTGTTGGTTCAAGTATATGTGGATTTCAAACATTGAGAGCCTGTAATGAAATGAAGTCCTGAGACAATTACTTGATCTCTTTCCGCTGCTTGATGTAACTGTTTCTTCACAGGTTAATCATGAGGCCCAGAATGTTCAAGTTATGACATTTGGACAACCTCGTATTGGCAATGCAGTTTTTGCATCTTACTACAACAAACTTGTCCCGAAAACAATACGAGTCACAAATGATCGTGATATTGTGCCTCATTTACCTCCATACTATTACTATTTTCCTCAAAAGACATACCACCACTTCCCAAGAGAGGTAGAGTTTGCTGACTGAAGTgacaaaacatttattttctgttctctctctttttttttttatttttttttttttatgccttGTTTACTTCCTACCTGTTTCTTGATTCTAGGTTTGGCTTTACAACATTGGATTGGGAAGTCTTGTATATAAAATTGAGAAGGTCTGTGATGGTACTGGGGAAGACTCATCCTGTAGCAGGTTAGCCTCTAGCCCTCTCTTATGATCCATATTTTACAGTCTTTAGCTTTCCATGATAGAGTTCTGGAAGTTCAATACTAACAGTCTTGTCAGAACAGCTGCTACAAATTATTTGGCTATTTTGTGCAGGTCAGTGACTGGTACCAGTATCTCAGACCATTTAGTTTATTATGGTGTCGAATTAATGTCCGGAGTACCAGGAACGTGTAGAATTGTGATGGATCCTCTCATTGCAGAGTACGGCACAAGGGATCTTAGCGGAAACTTTGTCTTGTCCAGAGTTCCTACTACTCCAGCTATAAGATTGAATACAGAAGCAGGAATTGAGGGCAGATCCATATTGAATTAATTTGGTCATAATAGATAGCATGATCTCTCTTGCAAGATATCTTAGAAAGTACAGATTTGGATTGACACCCTGTACAAGtgtattcactttttttttgtatttaggGCCCCTTCCGTAAGGTCCTAAAGCTGAATATTAATGTTGCTAGGGACTGGGACTGGgaatggaaatggaaatggaaatgggaaagaatttgtgtatatatgaaTTGTGTACATCTTCATCATTGTTAATATGATCCAACGTTGTTTTCAT is a window from the Juglans regia cultivar Chandler chromosome 7, Walnut 2.0, whole genome shotgun sequence genome containing:
- the LOC108995062 gene encoding ISWI chromatin-remodeling complex ATPase CHR17 isoform X3, with protein sequence MAKPSKPQASSDEALSNGSNSSSSEEEEEEEQVNEQVNEEEDEEELEAVARSAGSDEDNSPASDDDAVPEDGDADEEYEDEKDMSNAEISKRERARLKEMQKMKKQKIQEILDAQNAAIDADMNNKGHGRLKYLLQQTELFAHFAKGDQSASQKKSKGRGRHASKVTEEEEDEECLKEEEDGLSGTGNTRLVTQPSCIQGKMRDYQLAGLNWLIRLYENGINGILADEMGLGKTLQTISLLGYLHEFRGITGPHMVVAPKSTLGNWMNEIRRFCPVLRAVKFLGNPEERSHIRDNLLVAGKFDVCVTSFEMAIKEKSSLRRFSWRYIIIDEAHRIKNENSLLSKTMRLYNTNYRLLITGTPLQNNLHELWSLLNFLLPEIFSSAETFDEWFQISGENDQQEVVQQLHKVLRPFLLRRLKSDVEKGLPPKKETILKVGMSQMQKHYYKALLQKDLEVVNAGGERKMVLLDKLLPKLKERDSRVLIFSQMTRLLDILEDYLLFRGYQYCRIDGNTGGEDRDASIDAFNKPGSEKFVFLLSTRAGGLGINLATADVVILYDSDWNPQVDLQAQDRAHRIGQKKEVQVFRFCTEYTIEEKVIERAYKKLALDALVIQQGRLAEQKTVNKDELLQMVRFGAEMVFSSKDSTITDEDIDRIIAKGEEATAELDAKMKKFTEDAIKFKMDDTAELYDFDDEKDENKVDFKKLVSDNWIEPPKRERKRNYSESEYFKQTMRQGGPAKPREPRIPRMPQLHDFQFFNTQRLSELYEKEVRYLMQTHQKNQLKDTIEVDEPEELGDPLTAEELEEKERLLEEGFSSWSRKDFNTFIRACEKYGRTDIKSIASEMEGKTEEEVERYAKVFKERYKELNDYDRIIKNIERGEARISRKDEIMKAIGKKLDRYKNPWLELKIQYGQNKGKLYNEECDRFMICMVHKLGYGNWDELKAAFRTSPLFRFDWFVKSRTTQELARRCDTLIRLVEKENQEYDERERQARKEKKLAKSMTPSKRALARQTDGPSSLKKRKQLTMDDYVSSGKRRK
- the LOC108995062 gene encoding ISWI chromatin-remodeling complex ATPase CHR11 isoform X1, encoding MAKPSKPQASSDEALSNGSNSSSSEEEEEEEQVNEQVNEEEDEEELEAVARSAGSDEDNSPASDDDAVPEDGDADEEYEDEKDMSNAEISKRERARLKEMQKMKKQKIQEILDAQNAAIDADMNNKGHGRLKYLLQQTELFAHFAKGDQSASQKKSKGRGRHASKVTEEEEDEECLKEEEDGLSGTGNTRLVTQPSCIQGKMRDYQLAGLNWLIRLYENGINGILADEMGLGKTLQTISLLGYLHEFRGITGPHMVVAPKSTLGNWMNEIRRFCPVLRAVKFLGNPEERSHIRDNLLVAGKFDVCVTSFEMAIKEKSSLRRFSWRYIIIDEAHRIKNENSLLSKTMRLYNTNYRLLITGTPLQNNLHELWSLLNFLLPEIFSSAETFDEWFQISGENDQQEVVQQLHKVLRPFLLRRLKSDVEKGLPPKKETILKVGMSQMQKHYYKALLQKDLEVVNAGGERKRLLNIAMQLRKCCNHPYLFQGAEPGPPYTTGDHLITNAGKMVLLDKLLPKLKERDSRVLIFSQMTRLLDILEDYLLFRGYQYCRIDGNTGGEDRDASIDAFNKPGSEKFVFLLSTRAGGLGINLATADVVILYDSDWNPQVDLQAQDRAHRIGQKKEVQVFRFCTEYTIEEKVIERAYKKLALDALVIQQGRLAEQKTVNKDELLQMVRFGAEMVFSSKDSTITDEDIDRIIAKGEEATAELDAKMKKFTEDAIKFKMDDTAELYDFDDEKDENKVDFKKLVSDNWIEPPKRERKRNYSESEYFKQTMRQGGPAKPREPRIPRMPQLHDFQFFNTQRLSELYEKEVRYLMQTHQKNQLKDTIEVDEPEELGDPLTAEELEEKERLLEEGFSSWSRKDFNTFIRACEKYGRTDIKSIASEMEGKTEEEVERYAKVFKERYKELNDYDRIIKNIERGEARISRKDEIMKAIGKKLDRYKNPWLELKIQYGQNKGKLYNEECDRFMICMVHKLGYGNWDELKAAFRTSPLFRFDWFVKSRTTQELARRCDTLIRLVEKENQEYDERERQARKEKKLAKSMTPSKRALARQTDGPSSLKKRKQLTMDDYVSSGKRRK